TGATCCTTTTACTTATAGCGGTGATGTTTTATCTAAATTAGATGACGAAACCGTTATGGAATCATCGGAAGAATTGTATGCTTCTGAAATGAAAACAGATTTTATTGACAGGATTTTTTCTGGGTTAGAAAACCCGCTGAATGCAGCATTCTACAATATTCCAAACATCTTAGAAGAAAAAGATCTTGAAAAATGGGAGCCAGATCTCGATAAAAACGCAGATGCATCCAAATTTTGGCATCTACATGCCATTATTATTGATGGGGATATAAAGGAACAAAATCTATTAAGCAAGAAAGAAAACTGGCGAGATACCAAAATATATCCAAGTTATCGTACGTATAACATGATAGAACGGCTTGAGGATGTTCACGATATCTCTTCTGATATACCTTATCCGAAAGAAGCGCTCGAGAATGAGGAATGGTTCAAAGCAACGGATTATATGTTAGAAAACATGGAAAAAACGGTTAAAGATGGCCAATTTGATGAGGACTTATTCGATATATACCAATACATTCACGTCGGGGAAGGATACTTAGGCGAATTGAAGCTTTAGAAAATATGATGAATGAAAAACAAAAAGCATCACTTTCGGAAAGGAGCATTTTTTTGGAATACGTGCACCCAAGATACTTTAAATGGATTCATATCCTGAGCAAATTTCTCGGTATTGTCACCATCCTGTATGGCATATTCATTATCATTCAGAACTTTCCGTCCATTATCGGACCTATTCCCGGGCTCGCATCTATTTTGCTAGGTGTTTATTTATATAAAAATGGAATCGAAGCAAACCGTCTTTTGAAATCGGACAGAAAAAGCAAGCAGGCTTTTGAAGGAATGTTAAAATACTATGGCTTATTTTTAATGATGAATGGGCTGTTGATTATAGCGGCGATTATTTTATACACCATTTATATATATTTATAAAACGAAACTTCATTCAGTTGACATTTTACTGGTGGTTTTCCGTAATAAATAGAGAATCACGCCTTACTAAAAAAAGAAATACAAATCAATCTCTTTGAACACACTTTGATTTGTATTTCTTTTTTATTATAATCATTCTCTACACCTGATACACTACTTCCAGTCTGGTTTCAATCGATTGATTTCCCAGTTCAGGCAGTGCCTTTAAGCTTGATTCATCTGGTTAGCATTTTTCCTCCTGTGCTTTTTGTAATGAACGATTGATAGTAGAGACCACTAGTTGAATGCGGACAATACTTGGTGAAACAATGACTGCACCGACACCAGTA
The nucleotide sequence above comes from Oceanobacillus timonensis. Encoded proteins:
- a CDS encoding DUF5362 family protein, whose product is MHPRYFKWIHILSKFLGIVTILYGIFIIIQNFPSIIGPIPGLASILLGVYLYKNGIEANRLLKSDRKSKQAFEGMLKYYGLFLMMNGLLIIAAIILYTIYIYL